A stretch of DNA from Sphingobacteriales bacterium:
TACGTATACTTTTTTGCCTTCGTATTCTGGAGCATTACCTCGCCGCGCTTATCGTCGATATTCGTAAGGGCAAAAGCGGATTCCGGAAGCAGGTCAAAGAATCTTTTCTTTGCATAAATATATTCCTGGAATGTTTTATGATAATCCAGATGATCATGTGTGATATTGGTAAAAATTCCACCGGCAAAATGTAATCCGTAAATCCTGTCCTGATTGGCAGCATGTGAGCTGACTTCCATGAACACATACTCTATGCCATCGTCTGCCATCTTACGCATCAAAGCATTGATAGCAATCGGATCCGGTGTAGTGTGGGTGGAAGGGATTTCAGTCTGATTAATCTTATTGACGATGGTGGAGAGCAACCCAGTCTTATATTTTCGTTCTGTATAAATCTGATGCAGTAAAGTAGCCACGGATGTCTTGCCGTTTGTTCCGGTTACACCCACCAACTTCACGGATTTAGAAGGATGTTTGTAAAAGTTACAAGCCATCATTGCGGATGCTCTTCTTACATCCTTCACTTCCACATAGGTGACCTCCGGATACAACTCTGCAGGAATCGTTTCACAGACAATGACACTTGCACCCTGTTCTATCACTTTTGGAATAAAGGAATGGCCATCCGCTGCTGTTCCCTTTATTGCAAAAAAAACATCTCCTTTTCCCACCCTACGGGAATCCAGTTGCAATGTGTTTACAACAACAGCATCCTCACCCACTATCTTTAGCGGCTGAACATTTTCCATTATGTCTTTTAATCTTTTCACTAATTCAACACTAATTGTATGTAACTTCCTTTTATCACAGCGGTATTCGCCGGAACAGACTGTCCGATTACCTTGCCTTTTCCAACAAAACCCACCTTTAAACCTAAATTCTCCAATATAGAAACGGCATCATCCAGCAACATTCCTTTTACATTCGGGACCTTATTATTGGATAGCTGAATTTTTGAAACGAAAAATTGCTTATTGGTATCCCTTTTCAATTTTGCATATTCCCAGTTCTGTTTGAAATCGTAGCTGATATTGAATTTTTTATTCAATTCCTTAATGGCATTCGTCGTACCCGCAACAGCCGGCAATTTCTTCTCCAACAAAGATGAATCCTTGTTAATGGCCTTATTCGATCTGATATTCGAGGTAATAATCTTATCAGCCATTATCTTGAATATGGGCGCAGACACCACACCACCTGTAGTTCCGGGGCCTTCCGCACCTCCTATCACCACGACACAGGAATACAATGGCTTATCTGCCGGGAAGAAACCGACGAATGTAGAAAGGTTCTTCTCTGAATACCCGCTATGATCTGTACTCATTTTTGCTGTGCCTGTTTTACCGGCAATACGGTAATAAGGCGATTTGATTTTTCTGGCCGTGCCATTTTCATCTTCGACCACACGAAGCAGGATTTCTTTTGCAAACTCAGCAGCTTTAGGACTGCAGATTTTATGTTGGGTGCTTTGCGGTTTATATTCACGTACCTGTTTCCCGTTATCCAACACACTTTGTATCAGATATGGTTTCATACGCGTTCCGTTATTGGCAATGGCATTGTAAAATGTAAGCAACTGAAGCGGGGTAAACTTGACTTCATATCCGTGTGCTATCCACGGTAACGAGATGGCACTCCATTTGTCAGGTTTTAGAACCAATGGCGAAACCTCTCCTTTTAAATCTATTTGTGTTTTAGACGTCAGTCCAAATTGTTCCAGTTTATCGTAGAATTTCTGTTTGTCTCTGCCGTAAAACTGGACAATCCATTTTGCAATAGCCACATTGGATGAGATGGCAAGTGCCTTGCCCGGTGTCAAAAACGCATATTGGGTATTATGTCCGTCATCCGTCAGTACCACATTGCCGAATTTAGCAGACGCGTGATTCGAATTAATGGAATCTGCCATTGTAAGGTTTCCATCATCAAACAACGCGAGATAGGCGGCCGTTTTAAAGACAGAACCCGGTTCATATCGGAGTGCAAGCGCATAATTATAATTCTCCGAGAACCCTTCGCTGTTTTTGTTTTTTCCCAGGTTTGCCATTGCCCTGATAGCTCCCGTCTTAACTTCCATCAATATGGCACAACCATATTCCGCCTGATATTGAGTAACCGCCTGCAACAAAGTTGTTTCCGTAATATCCTGCAGACCTAAATCCAGCGTGGATATTATATCATACCCGTTCTTAGGTTCAATCTGCCCGTTCCTGTTGATAGGAATCCATTCGCCTCCGGCGATTTTCTGTTTCAGGATTTTTCCTTTGGCGCCGCTCAGTAATGAATCAGCGGCTTCTTCAAGCCCTATATCCTTAGCATTATCCCTGATCAATCCGATAGTTCGCTGTGCCAGGTAATCATAAGGGTTTGTGCGTTCCTGCCGGGTTTCAACAATCAATCCCCCTTTAAATTTTCCTTCCCTGAACAACGGCCATCGTTTGATTTCTTTTAATAAGCTGTAGTCAGCTTTGCTGCATAATAAGAAGTAACGTTTTTTATTTTTTCTGGCATTAATTAACTGCCGTTTGTATCCGGTTATTGTATTTTGATTGAACTTACTCCACATATAATAGGCGAGCGAATCCACATTCTCCTGAAAGATGTCATCGCTCATTGCCTTGGAGGCAAAATCCACGTGCAATTCAAAGAACGGAACAGAAGTCGCCAGCAACTTGTCGTCCGAAGAGTAGATATTGCCACGTTCTGCCGGAATTTCAAAATAGTCTGTCGTCAAACTGTCTGCCAGAGATTTCCAGTGACCGTTTTTATAGGTCTGTATCTGATATACCTTTCCCAATACTATAATGCCAAATACCGTACAGAACCCGCCTATCAGGTAGATTCGAATCAGTATATTGGATTTAATATTCATTGGTTTATTTATCGTTTGCCGTTTGCTAATCCATTCATTCTTCCATTAACAGTCCTTGCTTCACTTCTATTTTCTTCGGTGGTTCCTGGAGGGGTTTTAATCCGTAAGGTTCCAACACTCTTTGCAGTTCCGATTGTTTGCTTTTCAGGTTCAGTTCTGTTTTAACACCTATATATTCCCACCTCAGTTCTTTTATATCATTTTGCTTTTTAGCGATATTCCGATTCAGGCGAACTGCCAGATGCGTATTAAATATTTCCAGAACACCAATAAAGACTATAGCCGCCACGAACAGATAATTATGCATCACCTGGGCGTAAGAAATAAAATCATTCACACCAAACACCCGTAACACAGACTCGACCATCCGTTGTATACGATTTTCAGGCACAGCAGCCACTTCGTTATATATCTCTTCTTCCGGCATCAGTTTGTTT
This window harbors:
- a CDS encoding PASTA domain-containing protein, with the protein product MNIKSNILIRIYLIGGFCTVFGIIVLGKVYQIQTYKNGHWKSLADSLTTDYFEIPAERGNIYSSDDKLLATSVPFFELHVDFASKAMSDDIFQENVDSLAYYMWSKFNQNTITGYKRQLINARKNKKRYFLLCSKADYSLLKEIKRWPLFREGKFKGGLIVETRQERTNPYDYLAQRTIGLIRDNAKDIGLEEAADSLLSGAKGKILKQKIAGGEWIPINRNGQIEPKNGYDIISTLDLGLQDITETTLLQAVTQYQAEYGCAILMEVKTGAIRAMANLGKNKNSEGFSENYNYALALRYEPGSVFKTAAYLALFDDGNLTMADSINSNHASAKFGNVVLTDDGHNTQYAFLTPGKALAISSNVAIAKWIVQFYGRDKQKFYDKLEQFGLTSKTQIDLKGEVSPLVLKPDKWSAISLPWIAHGYEVKFTPLQLLTFYNAIANNGTRMKPYLIQSVLDNGKQVREYKPQSTQHKICSPKAAEFAKEILLRVVEDENGTARKIKSPYYRIAGKTGTAKMSTDHSGYSEKNLSTFVGFFPADKPLYSCVVVIGGAEGPGTTGGVVSAPIFKIMADKIITSNIRSNKAINKDSSLLEKKLPAVAGTTNAIKELNKKFNISYDFKQNWEYAKLKRDTNKQFFVSKIQLSNNKVPNVKGMLLDDAVSILENLGLKVGFVGKGKVIGQSVPANTAVIKGSYIQLVLN
- a CDS encoding UDP-N-acetylmuramoyl-L-alanyl-D-glutamate--2,6-diaminopimelate ligase; the protein is MENVQPLKIVGEDAVVVNTLQLDSRRVGKGDVFFAIKGTAADGHSFIPKVIEQGASVIVCETIPAELYPEVTYVEVKDVRRASAMMACNFYKHPSKSVKLVGVTGTNGKTSVATLLHQIYTERKYKTGLLSTIVNKINQTEIPSTHTTPDPIAINALMRKMADDGIEYVFMEVSSHAANQDRIYGLHFAGGIFTNITHDHLDYHKTFQEYIYAKKRFFDLLPESAFALTNIDDKRGEVMLQNTKAKKYTYAIKSLADFRFRILENAFTGLVVQNEETEVHLKMTGRFNAYNLLAIYATCVLLGMEREEALIAISALKGAEGRFDCFTSSVQKIIGIVDYAHTPDALKNVLDTINEIRTHNEQVITVVGCGGNRDKAKRPDMALIASELCSKVILTSDNPRNEKADDIIQEMKAGVPPHNYNKVMSITDRREAIRVACNLAKERDIILLAGKGHEKYQEIDNVKYPFDDKAILLETFKELNK